The nucleotide sequence AATACCCTATTCAACCAGGAAGTGGGGGAGCCGTTGCATGGAATAAGATTAAGTAAAAAGTTGTATCATTTGCATCTCAATGATTATAGGAATTTAACAGCAGGTTCTTTTTCTCCATGTGTTATATatgcttttcttctttttgtttcagGCTTCATACAGGAAACAGCTGAGTCTTCTGAAACCTGGACTGTCCGTCTCCGTAAGCGTCAATGCTAAAAGAGAAGTGAAAGTACACCCAGATAGGGACACCATGTCATCTCTCACCATCACACCGCCGGGTTCTCCGCCTGGAGCCCTGGCAGATGATCATCAAACACATGATCCTCAGACCACTGACCAACAGATCCAGGCCCAAAAGCTGATAGTGGCCAACTTGCTGACGCCAAACGCATCACCAATTCATGAGACAGACGCTTATTCTCTAATGAAGGCATCCTGCGTCTATCATGCTACGCCTGTGGTCAAGTCTCCTCCTCGCCAGCCCCCAGTACAGCCTCGTGCTGTCATCACAGCTTGTGCTTCAGTTCCAGTCAAGTCTCTGACCAGCAAGAAAGTTCAAGGCTTCGTTCACCCTAACATTGTTGATGAGGCAATCTGTGACATTTTCCGCAAGATCGACACCAAGGTCCGCACTGTCTACCCACAGGTcccgacacacagacaggcagttgTGGACAGAATTCCCATCGTGGTACCAGCAGATATGGAAGCCTTCGAGAAGAACCAAGGGTTTGTGGCAAAGCCCTGTCCGCAGTGTATGCAACTACCAGGTCCTGTCTTTGACATGGACTGTGACGATTCCTGTCATCGTCCCTCTACACCTCCTAACCTTACTGTGAACGACTACCGCTCGGCCATGGAAGATGTCTGCAAGTACGACATGCCAACCCTAGTCCGTGCGCGTGAGGTTGCTGATTTGGCCATGTGGTCTAAGAGAGAGGAGTACAGCCGCAAGTCATTCTTGCAGTCAATTCTGGATGTCACCCCCGACCTGATGGATAGTGACGGATGCGACGAGTCAGGATACGACACACCTGACGAAGGCTATGCAGTGCAGTCTTCTGCACTGGAAGCTCGTCTCAGACGTCGCATGAAGAAAGCAAAACGTCGAAAGAGGGAAAGCATTGGTGAGTACCAGAACTTTGAtttccttttttgttttgtgggaTTTTTTCCTCCAGAATTGATTATGCTGTTATTGTTGGCAATGTCAGTCATAGTTGATTGATATGATAGGGTACCAGTGGGTGTGCAGACAGAGTAGGCTGTTGCAGAAGAGAGGACCTAGTAAAAGGAGGTAACTGTTTTTGGAGAAGCTACTGCTTGGGAATGTACAATTACCTCCCTTCTTCACTTTCGAGTTTTTCCTGTGACCCAGTTCTTTTCGCAACTTGTCAATGAAATTGAAAGTTGTGATGGTCATAGCAGAAGTAATGATTGTCACTAATGTCAAAACCAACAGGAAAACAGATCTTTATCCTTGTTTGCTGTAAGATATTTAGTAAATGTATTTGAAATACTGTGCACAGATTAGTCAGGTCAAGATATTACAACAGGATAACCCTAAAAGTTCAATGGGTTTGCGACATTGTTTTGCAAAAGTTTCAACTGATGTAAACAGTTCAGGTAAAATGAGCAAATTCTCTGTAAACTCTTTTATTTCAATCTTCCGTGAATAGCACATCAGTAATTGTTGTTCTTTTTCAACAGATGCCCACAACAAACACGCCAGCCAAGCCAACAACAGTGAGCTATTTGCTGTGCTGTTAGAAGACGTCAAGCCCCGGATTATTGTGACCTCCAACAAGAACAGCAGCGACATGCGTGTGCCTGACCTAAAGATCCACACCTACATTCCTACTGACCACAACAGCTACTGCGCGCCAGCGAAGTCGCCCAAGCCTGCGCCTCATGTCGAGCTCGGTATGGATGGCATCGTGGTGGTGAAGGAGCCGAATGGTCGTTTAAACACGACCGTTCCTGGTTCACTGCCTACAGATTCTACCACGCCTCGTAAAATCCTCTCACAAGTGGGTCAGCGTAAACGGACTTCTATGCCGTCGCCAAATTCTTCGTTGAATTTCAAGCGATCGAAGCGCAGTCCACATGGCAAGGAAGAGCCTGATTGTGATCCCGAGTCTCGTGCAATGGTGgcagagaagaaggagaagcaCAAACAAAGCGAGAGGGTTCGTCGGAACAAGTCCAGTTTACTCATAAAGAGCCTGCAGAGTTACATCGCAAACACATGCGGAAAGAACTACTTCAAGTGCAAGAACCGGTCCGAGAACCCGTCAAAGCAAGCAACAGTTGAAACGACTGTTGCACGATACATGGAGCTGGACAATGCAAACAATAATGCTCTCCTCAGTATGAACTCTACGTTCACATCTGCTGTGGAGATGTTGAAAGGGTTGCAGAGACGCACACACAGTGGTGATCAATTCAGAACTCTTTCCCAAGCAATGAAGGCAGAGGCTGATGCACTGAAGGTACAA is from Littorina saxatilis isolate snail1 linkage group LG5, US_GU_Lsax_2.0, whole genome shotgun sequence and encodes:
- the LOC138966625 gene encoding uncharacterized protein; translated protein: MASYRKQLSLLKPGLSVSVSVNAKREVKVHPDRDTMSSLTITPPGSPPGALADDHQTHDPQTTDQQIQAQKLIVANLLTPNASPIHETDAYSLMKASCVYHATPVVKSPPRQPPVQPRAVITACASVPVKSLTSKKVQGFVHPNIVDEAICDIFRKIDTKVRTVYPQVPTHRQAVVDRIPIVVPADMEAFEKNQGFVAKPCPQCMQLPGPVFDMDCDDSCHRPSTPPNLTVNDYRSAMEDVCKYDMPTLVRAREVADLAMWSKREEYSRKSFLQSILDVTPDLMDSDGCDESGYDTPDEGYAVQSSALEARLRRRMKKAKRRKRESIDAHNKHASQANNSELFAVLLEDVKPRIIVTSNKNSSDMRVPDLKIHTYIPTDHNSYCAPAKSPKPAPHVELGMDGIVVVKEPNGRLNTTVPGSLPTDSTTPRKILSQVGQRKRTSMPSPNSSLNFKRSKRSPHGKEEPDCDPESRAMVAEKKEKHKQSERVRRNKSSLLIKSLQSYIANTCGKNYFKCKNRSENPSKQATVETTVARYMELDNANNNALLSMNSTFTSAVEMLKGLQRRTHSGDQFRTLSQAMKAEADALKVQISERLQLAQTYGK